A window of the Podospora bellae-mahoneyi strain CBS 112042 chromosome 6, whole genome shotgun sequence genome harbors these coding sequences:
- a CDS encoding hypothetical protein (EggNog:ENOG503NW6B; COG:S) produces MLERAATTLEPCSSLQRILPSARHCLQTRRQLHTAFWQHGAYDFELFDACQAILRAPRSEPAPTRPSSRNKQTPEPMMASVFLLDFLYPRGAVAMLRRMYPVLPKRLEPIAKVHQPFSRLFMSSYRDRNQGPPSSQVGARGPPNQTQTQYYEEDGEAEFQAPSWEENDAEVWTLEDYKRLPAVERLEVFIDNKTFRGNYERIWETFAELSPEVQMHFRPKVIRALATSARPLEAWRVQELFAVYDVEEWTEENVLAQIRADLVTGNLTSALAVFKAGLELHGYGQPLDLLVAYGISANNWDLVMKAWRMYTEVFTTGVDVPVAWLSLPAEPAMSGGTKANRSGEFSADLLAEAPTNTVHQGGDVPASMRPGSGQWNYVSTPAVKYTQLSTISDLPARIRHHFAKLSKAHQKLPKEQRPLRGLFRHVARNSLHLFQPTVAEVILDHAADSAAYEAYIVHLAEQGRVKEAEQQYMRYRSLKDLKPRAAVLHAIVPAYYPDHVQGMERLREDWYRGYPHPDEVAYKKFLTYYAKRGDLRSFMNMTKEYEEHYDPNLQKDPMYVRTLMHAHAVRGDPDSARLVMEDAAETLGYQPGRMEQNILLKAYYNEGDYDAALDLFSRMWEMNNVDQYALTTVMKNAGWRGDLSFVLELFAMAKERNIPFSLTMMTCLVEAYCKNDRYSEAENLAIDITKENKLEGDYVHMWNLLIRFNAKRRDLSAVNRLLGAMSQRNVTYNQDTYSGLLLTLLYCRQAHHAMHLLHVARTQSGFEPTAHHYTLLIAAFMYSGEPIMAQKILKMMKDMNFPQSAKLMATAISVLSRYEDIPPALRHENDARGYLRKALNYFYQVLDLEKKGSPDARRDMINIYSKMTFVLTQMRRFTTIKDIIALHNARWPRQSTLQKVPLKLLHDIMLADFHEGNYDRLQETWDIILERTVKRGMSVMAQAGPMSQEDQKVMVAQKYRLCDPLKTMQRFYLESEDADGLINLIDTVRAKGFELDSKNWNYYVQGLAKLKRWRLAFSICEDRLMGQWLGWQTDRAANMEMWKLPVEVRRLASDPKRPRPIAHTLFILAKEYMDLEKITPWSNDALREFRLIKKSAPRVVQAITNIAAGHPLEREIFGDDEGYRSRLKYVPPPLERRGRRRRELVGEEGEEMRERKAEAQKAALARQQAMIRRMAERIAAEQVAKEQAGEVEWEERNGEEEEEEGEDEY; encoded by the coding sequence ATGCTAGAGAGGGCGGCGACTACCCTCGAGCCGTGCAGCAGCCTCCAACGAATTCTCCCCTCCGCCAGACATTGCTTGCAGACCCGCCGCCAGCTCCATACGGCATTTTGGCAGCATGGAGCCTACGACTTTGAGCTTTTCGATGCGTGCCAGGCCATCCTGCGCGCTCCTCGGTCCGAACCTGCCCCGACCCGACCTTCGTCCAGAAACAAGCAAACTCCGGAGCCCATGATGGCTTCGGTATTCTTGCTCGACTTCCTGTACCCGAGGGGTGCCGTGGCTATGCTGCGGAGGATGTATCCGGTCTTGCCGAAACGACTCGAACCAATAGCAAAGGTCCACCAGCCATTTTCTCGGCTGTTCATGTCTTCATATCGGGACCGAAATCAAGGGCCACCAAGCTCCCAGGTAGGCGCCCGAGGGCCGCCAAACCAGACGCAGACGCAGTAttacgaggaggatggggaggcaGAGTTTCAGGCGCCGAGCTGGGAGGAAAATGATGCAGAGGTCTGGACTTTGGAAGACTACAAACGACTCCCAGCTGTCGAGCGACTGGAAGTTTTCATTGACAACAAAACATTTCGCGGAAACTATGAGAGAATTTGGGAGACTTTCGCTGAGCTGAGTCCGGAGGTGCAGATGCACTTTCGACCAAAAGTCATTCGCGCATTGGCAACCTCGGCCCGCCCCTTGGAAGCGTGGAGGGTTCAGGAGTTGTTTGCGGTGTATGATGTAGAGGAGTGGACAGAGGAGAATGTTTTGGCCCAGATACGAGCAGACCTCGTTACTGGAAACCTGACCTCGGCTCTTGCGGTTTTCAAGGCTGGGTTGGAGCTGCATGGCTATGGTCAACCTCTCGACTTGCTCGTTGCGTATGGCATCTCGGCCAATAATTGGGACTTGGTGATGAAGGCTTGGAGAATGTACACTGAAGTTTTCACAACTGGTGTTGATGTGCCTGTTGCCTGGTTATCGCTACCAGCCGAGCCCGCCATGAGTGGTGGAACCAAGGCCAACCGCTCTGGCGAGTTTTCTGCCGATCTACTAGCTGAAGCTCCCACAAACACGGTTCAtcagggtggtgatgttccCGCCTCAATGAGACCGGGCAGTGGGCAGTGGAACTACGTTTCTACACCCGCCGTGAAGTATACCCAGCTATCCACGATATCAGACCTGCCTGCTCGAATTCGACACCATTTTGCAAAGCTCTCCAAGGCACATCAAAAACTGCCCAAAGAACAACGGCCTTTGAGAGGGCTATTCCGGCATGTGGCGAGGAACTCATTGCATCTATTTCAGCCTACAGTTGCCGAGGTGATTCTAGATCATGCTGCGGATTCAGCCGCCTACGAAGCGTACATCGTCCATCTCGCAGAGCAAGGCCGGGTGAAAGAGGCCGAGCAGCAGTACATGAGATATAGATCTCTGAAAGATTTGAAACCACGGGCCGCCGTCTTGCATGCCATAGTGCCCGCCTATTACCCCGACCATGTGCAAGGCATGGAACGTTTGCGCGAGGATTGGTACCGGGGCTATCCACACCCAGATGAAGTGGCATACAAAAAGTTCCTCACATACTACGCCAAGAGGGGCGATCTAAGGTCTTTTATGAACATGACCAAGGAATATGAGGAGCACTACGATCCCAATCTCCAAAAAGACCCCATGTATGTTCGAACACTCATGCATGCCCACGCGGTACGTGGAGACCCCGATTCTGCTCGGCTCGTCATGGAGGATGCTGCCGAGACTTTGGGCTACCAGCCTGGTCGCATGGAGCAGAATATCTTGTTGAAGGCTTACTACAATGAGGGTGACTACGATGCCGCTCTCGATCTCTTCTCACGCATGTGGGAGATGAACAATGTGGATCAGTACGCTCTGACGACGGTGATGAAGAACGCCGGCTGGAGAGGTGATCTTTCCTTCGTTCTCGAGCTTTTCGCAATGGCCAAGGAACGCAACATCCCCTTCTCGCTTACCATGATGACCTGTTTGGTTGAGGCCTATTGTAAAAACGATCGTTATAGCGAGGCCGAAAATCTTGCTATCGACATCACAAAGGAAAACAAGCTCGAAGGGGACTATGTTCACATGTGGAACTTGCTCATCCGTTTCAACGCCAAACGTCGGGATTTGTCGGCCGTCAACCGCCTTTTGGGGGCCATGTCACAGCGAAATGTCACGTACAACCAAGACACATACAGCGGCCTTCTCCTGACTCTTCTCTACTGCCGCCAAGCACACCACGCCATGCATCTGCTCCACGTTGCCCGGACGCAGAGTGGCTTCGAACCGACTGCTCACCACTACACGCTTCTCATTGCCGCCTTCATGTACAGTGGCGAACCGATCATGGCACAAAAGATTCtcaagatgatgaaggaCATGAACTTTCCCCAGTCAGCCAAGCTCATGGCAACTGCCATCAGCGTCCTCAGCAGATACGAGGATATCCCACCAGCCTTGAGACACGAGAATGATGCCCGTGGCTATCTCAGAAAAGCACTGAATTACTTCTACCAGGTCCTCGACCTGGAGAAAAAGGGCTCTCCCGACGCGCGGCGTGACATGATCAACATCTACTCCAAGATGACCTTTGTCCTGACCCAAATGCGGCGgttcaccaccatcaaggacatcatCGCCCTTCACAATGCGCGATGGCCGCGGCAGTCGACCTTGCAGAAAGTCCCACTCAAGCTGCTCCACGACATCATGCTGGCAGACTTTCACGAGGGGAACTATGACCGACTGCAAGAGACGTGGGATATCATTCTTGAGCGCACGGTCAAGCGCGGCATGTCGGTTATGGCTCAGGCGGGTCCGATGTCTCAGGAGGATCAAAAGGTCATGGTGGCGCAAAAGTATAGGTTGTGCGACCCCCTCAAGACGATGCAGAGGTTTTATCTCGAGAGTGAGGATGCTGATGggctcatcaacctcattGACACTGTCAGGGCGAAGGGGTTTGAGCTCGACAGCAAAAACTGGAATTACTACGTCCAGGGTCTTGCCAAGCTGAAGCGGTGGCGATTAGCCTTTTCGATTTGCGAGGATAGGTTGATGGGTCAGTGGCTTGGCTGGCAGACGGACAGGGCGGCGAATATGGAGATGTGGAAGCTACCTGTGGAGGTGAGGCGGTTGGCTAGCGATCCGAAGAGGCCAAGGCCGATTGCGCACACGCTGTTTATTCTTGCGAAGGAGTATATGGACCTGGAGAAGATCACGCCCTGGTCGAATGATGCGTTGAGGGAGTTTAGGTTGATCAAGAAGAGCGCGCCGAGGGTGGTGCAGGCTATTACGAACATTGCGGCGGGGCATccgttggagagggagatttttggggatgatgaggggtaTAGGAGCCGGTTGAAGTATGTGCCTCCGccgctggagaggagggggaggaggaggagggagttggtgggggaggagggggaggagatgagggagaggaaggcggagGCGCAGAAGGCTGCGCTGGCGAGGCAGCAGGCCATGATTAGGAGGATGGCGGAACGGATTGCTGCTGAGCAGGTTGCTAAAGAGCaggctggggaggttgagtgggaggaaagaaatggggaggaggaggaggaggagggggaggatgaatACTAA
- the SRP68 gene encoding signal recognition particle subunit srp68 (COG:U; EggNog:ENOG503NWNZ) — protein sequence MWRRSPKKSSKNLDGAVNHLELGWSTQQLTGLMFGASFSWGSTRNTVRYGGCYRWELGPHTAGHKLKSTAWEPKSMSKISPTPVSVLTPLPVTSWARASTQVTTPATSTTGTAGMDITKFVVSHREKALLYGDYSTYHTSLSKKILNCRKKLNIATKKRGTFHPRNQVTAEQVAEDHDYIHLQLLTAERTWADAMAVKAAHSVETKGIGGKTRSHIVSRLEKGARTAEQLAEVLTQSASGASSVDILEARAYAALLRGAALFEKQHWEPCLKSYSVARIIYSALSTSAKNDIFKDLLSETIDPSIRYAAYQAQIPRTQPIAEIALKYFQHAGPELAAHIEKQNPAVLQHGDADAKQGAGGAPATLTWRGREVKIEDAAIAIAWAAVGAEKAKLADKLSSAGSLAPRELAGAYDDILVTSQDAVDATKQAIDELKSEGVPQSDSRMQSLQITRTTVNYEMISWRIGRNRALIGQDDGARLDFGAPSKKKKKQEQEQEQAEEALEQKGRDLTPGRQIAKLKEKVVLYDGILQSVESIKELPGVANDQEFSAQLEATSQYFTALKCLAISRSHAIAGNTINALALVKRALDQCTAALPALSGSDDGKPAPRNIQVTNQHAGLLRDILGGELQRSRALVEIHSLNKSASASQTGGAGKPLSSQLFNYPTGGVDLNNIVTYPPQLEPIPVKPLFLDVAWNYIEYPAKQQQQQQQRPAAAVQDKSKGTEKEPEPEAKPQKRGWFGFGR from the exons ATGTGGCGTCGTTCTCCAAAAAAGTCGTCAAAAAATTTGGATGGTGCTGTCAACCATCTTGAACTGGGGTGGAGCACGCAGCAGCTCACTGGGCTGATGTTCGGCGCAAGCTTCTCGTGGGGGAGCACCCGAAATACGGTACGGTACGGGGGCTGTTACCgttgggagcttgggccacacACTGCGGGGCACAAACTAAAATCCACAGCGTGGGAGCCCAAGTCGATGTCAAAAATTAGCCCCACTCCTGTGTCGGTGCTAACACCGTTACCCGTTACCTCCTGGGCCAGAGCCTCAACACAAGTCACAACACCGGCGACATCGACGACAGGTACAGCCGGGATGGATATCACCAAGTTTGTCGTTTCCCACCGGGAGAAGGCCCTTCTCTACGGCGACTACTCTACCTACCATACCTCGCTCTCCAAAAAGATACTCAACTGCCGCAAGAAGCTGAACATTGCGACCAAGAAACGGGGCACATTTCACCCCAGGAACCAGGTCACTGCTGAACAGGTTGCCGAGGACCATGA CTATatccacctccagcttctgaCAGCCGAACGAACATGGGCCGATGCCATGGCCGTCAAGGCGGCACACTCGGTTGAGACGAAAGGCATTGGTGGAAAGACCCGGTCACATATTGTTTCTCGTCTGGAAAAGGGAGCTCGAACTGCCGAACAGCTGGCCGAAGTTCTCACCCAAAGCGCGAGCGGCGCGAGCTCTGTCGACATCCTCGAGGCCCGCGCATATGCTGCTTTGCTCAGGGGTGCTGCGCTATTTGAGAAACAGCACTGGGAGCCTTGCCTGAAGAGCTACTCCGTCGCCCGTATCATCTACAGTGCGCTTTCTACCTCGGCCAAAAACGACATCTTCAAAGACCTCCTGTCCGAAACCATCGACCCGTCGATTCGGTATGCTGCCTACCAAGCCCAGATCCCACGGACGCAGCCCATTGCCGAAATTGCGCTAAAGTACTTCCAACATGCTGGCCCAGAGCTCGCGGCGCACATTGAGAAACAGAATCCCGCTGTTTTGCAACACGGTGATGCGGATGCGAAGcagggagctggaggcgctCCTGCAACGCTCACCTGGCGTGGACGTGAGGTCAAGATTGAGGACGCTGCAATCGCTATTGCTTGGGCTGCGGTGGGGGCGGAAAAGGCAAAGCTGGCTGACAAACTGTCGTCAGCCGGGTCCTTGGCTCCCAGAGAGCTAGCTGGAGCATATGATGATATCTTGGTGACAAGCCAGGATGCTGTCGATGCTACCAAGCAGGCCATCGATGAGCTCAAGTCTGAGGGTGTCCCACAGAGTGATTCTCGCATGCAGAGCCTCCAGATCACCAGGACTACTGTCAATTACGAAATGATCAGCTGGCGCATTGGACGCAACCGTGCCTTGATTGGTCAGGACGATGGAGCGCGGTTGGACTTCGGTGCCCCTagcaagaaaaagaagaagcaagagcaagagcaagagcaagCCGAGGAGGCTCTCGAGCAAAAGGGCAGAGATCTCACCCCTGGCAGACAGATTGCcaagttgaaggagaaggtcgTGTTGTACGACGGTATCCTTCAGAGTGTCGAGTCTATCAAGGAGCTGCCTGGTGTTGCAAACGACCAGGAGTTTTCCGCTCAGCTCGAGGCCACATCGCAATACTTTACCGCTCTTAA GTGCCTCGCAATATCCAGATCTCATGCCATTGCTGGAAATACCATCAACGCACTTGCCTTGGTCAAGCGTGCGCTTGATCAGTGTACCGCCGCCCTTCCAGCTCTGTCTGGcagtgatgatggcaagcCAGCGCCAAGGAACATTCAAGTCACGAACCAACACGCTGGGTTGCTCCGAGACATTCTCGGTGGGGAGCTTCAGCGGTCCCGCGCTCTGGTTGAGATTCACAGCTTGAACAAGTCGGCGAGTGCTTCGCAGACCGGCGGTGCTGGTAAACCGCTGTCTTCCCAGCTCTTCAACTACCCAACAGGCGGTGTCGATCTAAACAACATTGTCActtatcctcctcaacttgaGCCTATCCCTGTCAAGCCCCTGTTTTTGGATGTTGCGTGGAACTACATCGAGTATCCcgccaaacaacaacaacaacaacaacaacgcccaGCGGCTGCTGTTCAGGATAAGAGCAAGGGGACCGAGAAGGAGCCAGAACCAGAAGCAAAGCCGCAAAAGAGGGGCtggtttggttttggaagGTGA
- the SSC1 gene encoding Hsp70 ATPase ssc1 (EggNog:ENOG503NVS1; COG:O), producing MMSTRLSRALPRASTVAARAGMLRRTPAFAQRRYESTEEKVKGAVIGIDLGTTNSAVAIMEGKTPKIIENSEGARTTPSVVAFAEDGERLVGVAAKRQAVVNPENTLFATKRLIGRKFTDAEVQRDIKEVPYKIVQHTNGDAWVEARGQKYSPSQIGGFVLNKMKETAEAYLSKPVKNAVVTVPAYFNDSQRQATKDAGQIAGLNVLRVVNEPTAAALAYGLEKEADRVVAVYDLGGGTFDISVLEIQNGVFEVKSTNGDTHLGGEDFDISLVRHIVQQFKKDSNIDLTGDRMAIQRIREAAEKAKIELSSSLQTDINLPFITADASGPKHINIKLSRAQLESMMDPLIKRTVEPVRKALKDANLQAKDIQEVILVGGMTRMPKVAESVKSIFGRDPAKSVNPDEAVAIGAAVQGAVLSGEVKDLLLLDVTPLSLGIETLGGVFTRLINRNTTIPTKKSQVFSTAADFQTAVEIKVYQGERELVRDNKLLGNFQLVGIPPAHRGVPQIEVTFDIDADSIVHVHAKDKSTNKDQSITIASGSGLSDSEIQQMVEESEKYAEQDKERKAVIETANRADSVLTDTEKALNEYADKLDKTEADQIREKITSLREFVTKTQSGESTATAAEIKEKTDELQMASLNLFDKMHKARNEAGESTSSTEGEKKDEPKA from the coding sequence TGTTGCCATCATGGAGGGCAAGACCCCCAAGATCATTGAGAACTCAGAAGGTGCCCGCACCACCCCATCAGTCGTTGCCTTcgccgaggatggcgagcGCCTCGTTGGTGTGGCGGCCAAGCGCCAGGCCGTTGTCAACCCAGAGAACACCCTTTTCGCCACCAAGCGGTTAATTGGTCGCAAGTTCACCGACGCCGAGGTTCAGAGAGATATCAAGGAGGTCCCATACAAGATCGTCCAGCACACCAACGGTGACGCCTGGGTTGAGGCTCGTGGCCAGAAGTACTCGCCATCTCAGATTGGTGGCTTTGTCCTCAACAAGATGAAGGAGACCGCCGAGGCCTACCTCAGCAAGCCCGTCAAGAACGCCGTTGTTACCGTCCCCGCTTACTTCAACGACTCCCAGCGTCAGGCCACCAAGGATGCTGGTCAGATTGCCGGCCTCAACGTTCTCCGTGTCGTCAACGAGCCCACTGCCGCTGCTCTCGCCTACGGTctcgagaaggaggctgaCCGCGTTGTCGCTGTCTACGATCTTGGCGGTGGTACTTTCGATATCTCCGTTCTCGAGATCCAGAACGGTGTCTTCGAGGTCAAGTCCACCAACGGTGACACccatcttggtggtgaggatttTGATATCTCTCTCGTCCGCCACATCGTTCAGCAGTTCAAGAAGGACTCCAACATTGATCTCACCGGTGACCGCATGGCCATCCAGAGAATCCGCGAGGCCgctgagaaggccaagatcgagctttcttcttccctccagACCGACATCAACCTTCCCTTCATCACTGCTGATGCCTCGGGTCCCAagcacatcaacatcaagctTTCCCGTGCTCAACTCGAGTCCATGATGGATCCCCTTATCAAGCGCACCGTTGAGCCCGTCCGCAAGGCTCTCAAGGATGCCAACCTCCAGGCCAAGGACATCCAAGAGGTTATCCTCGTCGGTGGTATGACCCGCATGCCCAAGGTTGCCGAGTCCGTCAAGAGCATCTTCGGCCGTGACCCTGCCAAGTCCGTCAACCCCGATGAGGCTGTAGCCATTGGTGCCGCCGTCCAGGGTGCCGTTCTTTCCggtgaggtcaaggacctcctccttctcgatgtcacccccctctccctcggtATTGAGACCCTCGGCGGTGTCTTCACCCGTTTGATCAaccgcaacaccaccatccccaccaagAAGTCTCAGGTCTTCTCTACTGCCGCTGATTTCCAGACTGCCGTCGAGATCAAGGTCTACCAGGGTGAGCGTGAGCTTGTCCGTGACAACAAGCTCCTCGGCAACTTCCAGCTTGTCGGCATCCCCCCTGCCCACCGTGGTGTCCCCCAGATCGAGGTTACCTTCGACATTGACGCCGACTCCATCGTCCACGTCCACGCCAAGGACAAGTCCACCAACAAGGATCAGTCCATCACCATTGCTTCCGGCTCTGGTCTCTCCGATTCTGAGATTCAGCAGATGGTTGAGGAGTCTGAGAAGTACGCTGAGCAGGACAAGGAGCGCAAGGCCGTCATTGAGACTGCCAACCGTGCCGACTCCGTCCTCACCGATACCGAGAAGGCTCTCAATGAGTATGCCGACAAGCTTGACAAGACCGAGGCCGACCAGATCCGTGAGAAGATCACCTCTCTCCGTGAGTTCGTCACCAAGACTCAGTCTGGTGAGagcaccgccaccgccgccgagatcaaggagaagaccGATGAGCTCCAGATGGCTTCCCTTAACCTCTTCGACAAGATGCACAAGGCCCGCAACGAGGCTGGCGAGtccacctccagcaccgagggcgagaagaaggatgagcCCAAGGCCTAA
- a CDS encoding hypothetical protein (EggNog:ENOG503NVTT; CAZy:AA1; COG:Q) — MWLLICRRILLGVGWVLVWAFLVFLLTFIMAFIMAAWKLSSSIPLDKLVNTTELNLQTGFKVESGKQRLREYEFDVTRRREAPSGVWKKMVLVNGQSPGPLIEVNTGDIVRVKVNNLIWDESTTIHWHGIHQRNTTWMDGVAGISQCAIPPGKSFTYEIEIIDQRGTFWYHAHSKVQYTGGLYGPIVVHDPDERLPPDVDIAAERIVFMGGSFHAYGEDLLESYLQPSSAWSPSVPGVKPLPDVILINGLTAFTNCNHTSSTWPSFMPPICELSSRQFTTPMPNTTTHLRLINHSSFTSLYFTIDSHPYLTIIEIDRVEVEPITVPGIHLNIGQRYSVLVSPIHSTTTGSFVMKATIPKSCFLPYVPYTSEILESVNHQGTALLSYSPNPNSSLPQNIKPVVDIPQNCTNLPFNLPVPIRKMAAFPPDTAHPSRNTHEINFQFQQAGPVNRIFINRTSYSPLPHSAQLWLSLPQTLDSDSDPGSYNNYNFPLNQQVLLLPDPNKTVQIAINNRDIMEHPFHLHGHPLRTVAWGPGEFSGGTNPNTTWNLPNPMRRDTLTIPGLSHVVIRFLADNPDI, encoded by the exons ATGTGGCTACTTATATGCCGGAGAATCCTGTtaggggttggatgggtaTTGGTATGGGCATTTCTAGTCTTCTTACTGACATTCATCATGGCATTCATCATGGCAGCGTGGAAGCTATCAAGCTCTATACCACTGGATAAACTGGTGAACACCACTGAGCTCAATTTGCAGACCGGTTTCAAGGTCGAGTCTGGGAAGCAGAGGCTGAGGGAATATGAGTTTGATGTCACTCGCAGGCGGGAGGCTCCGTCAGGGGtgtggaagaagatggtgctCGTCAATGGGCAAAGTCCAGGGCCGCTTATCGAGGTCAACACGGGTGACATTGTGAGAGTCAAGGTCAACAATCTCATTTGGGACGAAAGCACGACCATACACTGGCATGGGATCCATCAACGAAACACCACTTGGATGGATGGCGTGGCAGGGATATCTCAGTGTGCGATACCACCCGGCAAGAGCTTCACATACGAGATTGAGATCATCGACCAGCGAGGCACGTTCTGGTATCACGCTCATTCCAAAGTTCAATACACCGGCGGCCTCTACGGACCGATCGTAGTCCACGACCCAGACGAGAGACTGCCCCCTGACGTCGACATCGCGGCAGAAAGAATAGTCTTCATGGGAGGCAGCTTCCACGCCTACGGGGAGGACCTGTTGGAAAGCTACCTCCAGCCCTCCTCAGCATGGTCCCCGTCAGTGCCAGGCGTCAAACCCCTTCCCgacgtcatcctcatcaacggcCTCACCGCCTTCACAAACTGCAACCACACCTCGTCAACCTGGCCATCATTCATGCCCCCGATCTGTGAACTTTCCAGCAGGCagttcaccacccccatgcctaacaccaccacccacctccgCTTAATCAACCACTCCTCCTTCACATCCCTCTACTTCACAATTGACTCCCACCCTTACCTGACCATTATCGAGATCGACAGGGTAGAAGTCGAGCCGATCACCGTTCCAGGAatccatctcaacatcgGCCAGCGGTACTCCGTCCTCGTCTCCCCAATTCACTCCACAACCACCGGATCTTTCGTCATGAAAGCCACCATACCAAAATCGTGTTTCCTCCCTTATGTCCCATACACGAGCGAAATACTCGAAAGCGTCAACCATCAAGGAACAGCCCTCTTATCCtactccccaaaccccaactcATCCCTTCCCCAAAACATAAAGCCGGTGGTGGACATCCCACAGAACTGCACCAACCTCCCAttcaacctccccgtcccaaTCCGCAAAATGGCCGCCTTCCCACCAGATACGGCACACCCCTCGAGAAACACCCACGAGATCAACTTTCAGTTTCAGCAAGCCGGGCCAGTGAATAGGATCTTTATCAACAGG ACCTcctactcccccctcccccacagcgCCCAACTCTGGCTATCCCTCCCCCAGACCCTtgactccgactccgacccCGGCAgctacaacaactacaacttccccctcaaccaacaagtcctcctcctccccgacccAAACAAGACAGTCCAGATAGCAATCAACAACCGCGACATAATGGAGCACCCTTTCCATCTCCA CGGGCACCCCTTGCGAACCGTAGCCTGGGGCCCAGGCGAGTTCTCCGGTGGCACAAATCCCAACACAACATGgaacctccccaaccccatgcGCCGCgacaccctcaccatcccagGCCTCTCCCACGTCGTGATCCGCTTCCTGGCCGACAACCCCGATATCTGA